A part of Streptomyces sp. NBC_01235 genomic DNA contains:
- a CDS encoding DUF3291 domain-containing protein, with translation MPTLRWTTVSTPAPDTEAFVMASRLEVRSLNDVPRFFLKSLAAWKQVSGAPGAYGASLIAQPLKRTFWTLSAWEDKDALYRYAKTEPHRSIMNGLRSTMKDSVFTFWQVPAADLPIDWTDARRRLAEQERTGA, from the coding sequence ATGCCCACCCTGCGCTGGACCACTGTCAGCACCCCCGCACCCGACACCGAGGCGTTCGTCATGGCGTCCCGGCTGGAGGTCCGTTCACTCAACGACGTGCCGCGTTTCTTCCTGAAGTCGCTGGCCGCATGGAAGCAGGTGTCCGGCGCGCCCGGCGCGTACGGCGCCTCCCTGATCGCCCAGCCCCTCAAGCGCACCTTCTGGACCCTGTCGGCCTGGGAGGACAAGGACGCGCTCTACCGGTACGCGAAGACCGAGCCGCACCGGTCGATCATGAACGGGCTGCGGTCCACGATGAAGGACTCGGTCTTCACGTTCTGGCAGGTCCCAGCGGCGGACCTGCCCATCGACTGGACCGACGCCCGGCGGCGCCTCGCCGAGCAGGAACGCACCGGTGCCTGA
- a CDS encoding MFS transporter, whose product MTLSEESPVLDEPAASAPQARGRRIPLWLAIVAASVPMFMVALDNLVVSTALHTLAVDLKANTQELQWFVNAYVLSFACLLMTGAALGDRFGRRLVFVVGIALFTLASIGCGLADTSAQLITFRAIQGFGAAAVMPLSLTLLSQAVPDRLRGMALGVWSGVSGLAVAMGPVVGGAVVDGLDWRWIFWINVPVCVIAIPLVLFALRESSLPGVRLDLVGMVLAAAGLCAVVWAIVHGEPDGWTSAKVLGAFVAGAVLLAVFVVWESRVAEPLLPLSFYRVRAFTLTNIVSATMYFGVFGSLFLLAQYLQIVPPRTPLEAGVRTLAWTLMPMFVAPVAGLLTDKVGGGRLMALGLFLQGVGLGWINLLTDTDTAYSSLVAPMIVAGIGMGFVFAPTAAVVLGSVAKEHAGKASGANTTVREIGGALGIAVLSTVFVAYGSTKGPQEFVDGLRPAVWVGVAVVFAGALCALGIPRRPQAPEEV is encoded by the coding sequence ATGACGCTGTCCGAAGAAAGCCCGGTCCTCGACGAACCGGCCGCCTCCGCCCCGCAGGCCCGGGGCCGCCGGATACCCCTCTGGCTCGCCATCGTCGCCGCGAGCGTGCCGATGTTCATGGTCGCGCTCGACAACCTCGTCGTCTCCACCGCCCTGCACACCCTGGCCGTGGACCTGAAGGCGAACACGCAGGAACTGCAGTGGTTCGTCAACGCGTATGTGCTGAGCTTCGCCTGCCTGCTGATGACCGGTGCCGCGCTCGGCGACCGGTTCGGGCGACGGCTGGTCTTCGTCGTCGGCATCGCCCTGTTCACGCTGGCGTCCATCGGCTGCGGACTGGCCGACACCAGCGCCCAGTTGATCACCTTCCGTGCGATCCAGGGCTTCGGCGCGGCAGCCGTGATGCCGCTGTCGCTGACCCTGTTGTCCCAGGCGGTGCCGGACCGGCTGCGTGGGATGGCGCTGGGGGTGTGGTCCGGGGTGAGCGGTCTGGCCGTGGCGATGGGCCCGGTGGTGGGCGGCGCGGTGGTCGACGGGCTGGACTGGCGGTGGATCTTCTGGATCAACGTGCCGGTGTGTGTGATCGCGATCCCGCTGGTGCTGTTCGCCCTGCGGGAGAGCTCGCTGCCCGGCGTCCGCCTCGACCTGGTCGGCATGGTGCTGGCGGCGGCCGGCCTGTGCGCGGTGGTGTGGGCGATCGTGCACGGCGAGCCCGACGGCTGGACGTCGGCGAAGGTGCTGGGCGCGTTCGTGGCGGGCGCGGTGCTGCTGGCCGTGTTCGTCGTGTGGGAGTCCCGGGTCGCCGAGCCGCTGCTGCCGCTGTCCTTCTACCGGGTGCGGGCCTTCACCCTCACCAACATCGTGTCGGCGACCATGTACTTCGGCGTCTTCGGCTCCCTGTTCCTGCTGGCCCAGTACCTCCAGATCGTGCCGCCGCGCACCCCGCTGGAGGCCGGTGTACGCACCCTGGCCTGGACGCTGATGCCGATGTTCGTCGCCCCCGTGGCGGGCCTGCTCACCGACAAGGTGGGCGGCGGCAGGCTGATGGCCCTCGGCCTGTTCCTCCAGGGGGTCGGCCTTGGCTGGATCAACCTGCTCACCGACACCGACACCGCCTACTCCTCCCTGGTGGCGCCGATGATCGTGGCCGGTATCGGCATGGGCTTCGTGTTCGCGCCGACGGCGGCGGTGGTGCTCGGCTCGGTCGCCAAGGAGCACGCGGGCAAGGCGTCCGGCGCCAACACCACGGTCCGTGAGATCGGCGGCGCACTCGGGATCGCCGTCCTGAGCACGGTGTTCGTGGCGTACGGCAGCACGAAGGGGCCGCAGGAGTTCGTCGACGGGCTGCGTCCGGCCGTGTGGGTGGGTGTCGCGGTGGTGTTCGCCGGTGCGCTGTGCGCCCTGGGCATCCCGCGCCGGCCACAGGCGCCCGAAGAGGTCTGA
- a CDS encoding glyceraldehyde-3-phosphate dehydrogenase, with translation MTLNDDSFTNWKNREEIAESMIPMIGKLHRERDVTILLHSRSLVNRSVVSILKTHRFARQIAGEELSVTETLPFLQALTTLDLGPSQIDIGMLAATYRADDRGLSVVEFTAEAVAGATGANKIDRLEPRDVVLYGFGRIGRLVARLLIEKSGSGNGLRLRAIVVRGGGERAAEDIVKRASLLRRDSVHGQFQGTITVDEANNRIIANGNEITVIYADDPTDVDYTAYGIDNAILIDNTGKWRDREGLSKHLRPGIDKVVLTAPGKGDVPNIVHGVNHDTIKPDEQILSCASCTTNAIVPPLKAMADEYGVLRGHVETVHSFTNDQNLLDNYHKADRRGRSAPLNMVITETGAASAVAKALPDLKAPITGSSIRVPVPDVSIAILSLRLGRETRREEVLEYLREVSLTSPLKRQIDFTTAPDAVSMDFIGSRHASIIDAGATKVDGDNAILYLWYDNEFGYSCQVVRVVQHVSGVEYPTYPATGV, from the coding sequence GTGACGCTCAACGACGATTCGTTCACCAACTGGAAGAACCGCGAGGAGATCGCGGAGTCGATGATCCCGATGATCGGGAAGCTGCACCGCGAGCGGGACGTGACGATCCTGCTGCACAGCCGCTCCCTGGTGAACAGGTCGGTGGTCAGCATCCTCAAGACCCACCGGTTCGCCCGGCAGATCGCGGGCGAGGAGCTCTCGGTCACCGAGACGCTGCCCTTCCTTCAGGCCCTCACCACGCTCGACCTCGGGCCGTCCCAGATCGACATCGGCATGCTCGCCGCGACCTACCGGGCCGACGACCGCGGTCTGTCGGTGGTCGAGTTCACCGCCGAGGCCGTGGCCGGCGCGACGGGCGCGAACAAGATCGACCGCCTCGAGCCGCGCGACGTCGTGCTGTACGGCTTCGGCCGCATCGGCCGGCTCGTGGCCCGCCTGCTCATCGAGAAGTCCGGCTCCGGCAACGGCCTGCGGCTGCGCGCCATCGTGGTGCGCGGCGGCGGCGAGCGGGCCGCCGAGGACATCGTCAAGCGCGCCTCGCTGCTGCGCCGCGACTCCGTCCACGGCCAGTTCCAGGGCACGATCACGGTCGACGAGGCCAACAACAGGATCATCGCCAACGGCAACGAGATCACGGTGATCTACGCCGACGACCCGACGGACGTCGACTACACGGCGTACGGCATCGACAACGCCATCCTGATCGACAACACCGGCAAGTGGCGCGACCGCGAGGGCCTCTCCAAGCACCTCCGGCCGGGCATCGACAAGGTCGTGCTGACCGCCCCCGGCAAGGGAGACGTGCCGAACATCGTGCACGGCGTCAACCACGACACGATCAAGCCGGACGAGCAGATCCTGTCCTGCGCCTCCTGCACCACCAACGCGATCGTCCCGCCGCTGAAGGCGATGGCCGACGAGTACGGCGTGCTGCGCGGCCACGTGGAGACCGTCCACTCGTTCACCAACGACCAGAACCTGCTGGACAACTACCACAAGGCGGACCGTCGCGGCCGTTCGGCACCGCTGAACATGGTCATCACCGAGACCGGTGCCGCGTCCGCCGTCGCCAAGGCGCTGCCCGACCTCAAGGCGCCGATCACCGGCAGTTCGATCCGGGTCCCGGTACCGGACGTGTCGATCGCGATCCTCAGCCTGCGCCTCGGCCGGGAGACGAGGCGCGAGGAGGTCCTCGAGTACCTGCGCGAGGTCTCGCTGACCTCGCCGCTCAAGCGCCAGATCGACTTCACCACGGCCCCGGACGCGGTCTCCATGGACTTCATCGGCTCGCGCCACGCCTCGATCATCGACGCCGGCGCCACCAAGGTCGACGGCGACAACGCGATCCTCTACCTCTGGTACGACAACGAGTTCGGCTACTCCTGCCAGGTCGTCCGCGTCGTCCAGCACGTCTCCGGGGTGGAGTACCCGACGTACCCGGCGACGGGCGTCTGA